The stretch of DNA GCGCTATCACCTTGGCTACAGCAGCGATTGGAAAACCGCCTCGGGCGATAACATTCACATTTCATTGTGCTTTAACCCCAGTCACCTGGAATTCGTCAACACGGTCGCGCAAGGGCGAACTCGTTGCAAACAGGATCGCCACGGTGACGTGGACCGCCGTGAAGTGATGACCATCTTGATTCACGGCGACGCGGCGTTTGCTGGCGAAGGCGTTGTCCAAGAAACGCTTAACTTGAGCGAGTTGGCTGGCTACCGAACCGGTGGCACACTGCACATCGTCATCAACAACCAAGTCGGGTTCACGACTGAACCTTCCGAAGGACGCAGCACCACCTATGCGACCGACATCGCCAAGATGCTGCAGATTCCCATTTTTCACGTCAATGGCGAAGACCCTGAAGCGGTCGCTCAAGTGGTATCGTTGGCGATGGACTTTCGCAAAGAATTCCACCGCGACGTCGTGATCGATCTCTACGCGTTCCGACGCTGGGGACACAACGAAGGCGACGAACCTCGATTCACTCAGCCTCGCATGTACGCCGAGATCGACCGACGCGATAGCGTTCGCCAGCAGTATCTCAACCAACTGCTGAAGCTGGGCAAGATCACAGCCGAAGAAGCCGAAGAGATTCAGCGCGAACGAACCGAGAAACTCGAATCCGAATTTGAGGCCACAAAGCACGTCAAGTTCGTTCCCGATACACAAACGTTGGCTGCCAACTGGTCACAGTACTTCGGCGGTCTTGAACCGTCCGAAGAAACCGACACCACCGTCGATGTCAAAGTTCTCGGTGGCCTGCTGGATTCTCTCACGCGATTGCCAGCCGGGTTTGCTGCCAACAAGAAGCTCAAGCGACCGATGGCTCATCGTCGTGATATGGCCGAAGGAAAAACTTCGCTCGATTGGGCCAGCGCCGAAGCGGCTGCGTTTGCGTCCTTGTTGACTGCGGGTCATCCTATCCGCATGACGGGGCAGGATTGCGAGCGAGGCACGTTTAGCCAACGCCACGCGGTTTTGCACGATACAAAAACCGGCGAGAAGTACACTCCGCTGAAGAACTTGTCACCCGATCAAGCTCCCCTTGAACTCTACAACAGCCCCCTTTCCGAAGCCGGTGTGTTGGGATTTGAGTACGGCTATTCGCTTGACAATCCTGACGGACTCACGCTTTGGGAGGCACAGTTCGGCGACTTCTGGAATTGTGCCCAAGTGATTGTGGACCAGTTCATTGCGAGCGCCGAAGACAAGTGGAATCGTTTGAGCGGCCTAGTCATGTTATTGCCGCACGGTTTTGAAGGCCAAGGTCCCGAACATTGCAGTGCTCGCGTGGAACGCTTTTTGGCAATGTCGGCCGAGCACAACATCCAAGTGGTCCAGCCAACTACGCCGGCGCAGTACTTTCACCTGTTGCGGCGGCAAGTGCTTCGCAAATGGCGAAAGCCGCTGGTCGTGCTCACACCCAAGAGCCTGCTGCGACACCCCAAGTGCATCAGTCCATTGCATATCCTTGCCGGCGGAAGCTTCAAGAAGATCTTGCCGGATCGAAAGGTCAAACTAGCGGACGCGAAGCGATTGATCATGTGCACGGGCAAGGTGTATTACGACCTGCTCGCCGCTCGGACCGAAAAGGAAATCAAAGATATCGCGATCATGCGAATCGAACAGCTCTACCCGCTGACCACCGACGAGGTCATGTCGACGCTGAAGGATTTGCCCGAAGGCAGTGAGTTGGTGTGGGTTCAAGAAGAGCCAACCAACATGGGCGCGTGGCCCTACCTGAAACTTAACTTCTATGACGAGTGGGCCAAGCGTTTCAAAGTCCACCGAGTCAGTCGTGTAGAATCGGCCAGCCCGAGTACTGGTTCGCTTGCCGCACATAAGCTCGAGCAAGCTGACCTGATCGCAGAAGCTTTAGGTGACCTGGGCTAACCGCTAATCCGCTAGCCGATACGAGAGTGGAACTGCAAAAAGTGCATTTGCAAACAGTGCACCTGCAGAAGTGCGCCTCCAAAAGTCCACCGCCAAGGAACCATCAAACTTAGAAAGCACCAAACTGTCGCCCCAGTGCGTTGGGCACGCGGGCGACAAGCTTCCTAAGTCCCTTCTCGTAACCGGTCGAAGTACTGCTGAGCATGTTCTCGCTCGTCTCGCGGAAGTGACTGGTTTTCGGTTGGGTCACTTTCTTCGGATAGCTGACTTTGTATAGCGGCTTTGATGTCTTCACGCGTCACACCCTTGCGGTTGGGGCCATCGGCAAAGCCAGCAATGATTGCTTTGCCTTTCTTCACATCGCCTCGCACTTGCGTTTCGTAGGTATTGGTGTCGTTTTCGGATTCGGGCCGATCACCTTTCCCCGAGCCGTTACCCAGACCATTGCCTTCGCCAGCTCCCTGACCGCTGCCCATTCCATTGCCTTGACACTGCTTGCAGCCACCACCCTGGCAACCTTGGCATTGCATTTGGTTCTTGGACTGAGACAGTTGGTCCATAGCGGATTCGAGGTCTTCAAGCTCAGACATTTCTTGAGACATTTCACCGAGTTGATCGGCCATTTGCTGCATCGCATCGGCCGCATCCTGCGAATTCCCATTCTTCATCGCATCAGCAGCCTGCTGCATTGACTGAGCCATCTGCCCCATCTTTTGCGCTTGAGCGTCTTGCTGCTGCATCTGATTGAGCTGTTGCTGCATCTTCGATGCGTCTGCCCCACGCCCTTCTTTTTTCGCTTGCTCGATCTTCTCTTTAAGCTCTTGCTTTTCCTGCTCGTGTTTTTTAGCTGCCTTCTTGAGCTGGTCCGCCATCTTCTGAACTTGCTTTTGAAGTTCCTTTTTTTCCTCGTTGCTCAATTTGCCATCGTTCATTTTCTTGGCAAGCTCTTTAACGATATCCTCGGCCTTTCCGAACTCTCCTTTTTGAATCGCTTTGGCAACTTTTGCGCCTTCGCCCGATTCAAGCCCATCCATTTGCGCCAGCGCCTTGCGCACCCCTTCGGACGATCCGAGTTCTTTACGACGTTCTTCGAGCTGTTTCTTCAGGTCATTCATCGCAATCATGGTGTCTTTGCGATTGAGACTTTTCTTATTGGTGAGTTTGTCGAGATCCGATTCCATCTTCTCGTACATCTCTTTGGCCTCTCGCAGCCCTTCCGCATCCGCCTTGCGTTTTTGTTGTTCGATTCGCTTCTTGAGTTGTTTGGCAACCGTTTGAACTTGTTTCATCAACGCCGGATCGGATTGCTCAGTCGAGTTTGCAACCGTGGTGCTGACCGGTTCAACCAACAGCAAAACGAGAGCCAAGATCGGAACGATCGATAGGGGAAGCCAACCGAGCTTGCTCGGTTTAAGAGAGAACTTGTCAGCAATCGAAAGCTGACTGGCCCGGCGACCCGCATCGGCTTGAAGCGCCAGCCCAAATTCCGATTCTCGATCGGATTCGTGAAGCGAGATCGAACTGCTAAGCCGTTCCCGCAGCCCAAAACGGTGGTCCACTTCGGCAGCCACCTTTGCCGTGGTTGGTGCTTTAACAACGGTGTGTATCAAGGCGGCCAGAACAGCGACAACGACGGTCCCAATCACCCAACCTTTGGACCAGACGGAAAAATCAATTCCCAGGGCATAAAATGCGGGCACGGCAATTGCAATCGTCGCAATCAGAAGGGCCGCAAACAACGTGACCGAAAGGGTGCGTCCAAATTGAGCCAACATCAAACGACGTCGTGCGGATTGGACTTTGGATTCGATTTCGCTCATGGCTATGGCTTAACCCTTCGTATTGACGAACTTTCTCAAAGATACCCGCCCCACGTGATCGCTCGGGGCGGCCGAATCGTCGATTTCGACCTACAATCAGTATAGAGGCCATCAACTCATTGCGATGAGCCCATTTTTGATCGAATTTCCCTTTTGAATCACATCTCGATGCCAACCCTTCCGGATCCCGACGACCTGAAAGACTCCAACGTCGTGATCTACGATGGCCAGTGCAATTTTTGTCGTGGGCAAGTCAATAACCTTCGACGTCTGGACATTGGCGGTAAACGGTTATCATTCATCTCGCTGCATGACCCACGGGTGAAAGAACGATACCCGGATCTGAGTCACGACGACCTGATGGCACAAATGTATGTCATCGATCGAGACCAAAACCGGTATGGCGGCAGCGATGCCGTACGTTTTCTATCACGCCAACTTCCGCTGCTGTGGCCCGTGATGCCGATTCTTCACATCCCCGGGACAGCGGGGCTGTGGCGATGGGGCTACCACCAAATCGCAAAGCGTCGCTACAAACTTGCCGGCAAGAATTGCGAAGACGGTGTCTGCAAGATCTAGCCCGATTGTCGCCACCGAATAGATGGGCGTTTAGATCAGATCGCGTTTTTAGAGTGCGATGTGAATTTCACAACGCATAAATTGCCGAACGTTCGAATGCGATTGGTTCTAAGCGAACCACTGGACCGCATTTTGGAACATCGCTAGTCCGTCACCGTGCTCGGGTTGTTCCTTGCGACGAGTCCAAAAGGGGTGATGAGTCGCTTCGATGTGACGCTCTGGGTGCGGCATCAATCCAAACACGCGACCGCTGGCATCGCAAACCCCAGCCACGTTGGCATCAGCACCGTTGGGATTGATGGGAAATGGCAACACCTCGTCGCTTACACCAGCATCGGACTCGTCCGTGTATCGAACGGCCAATCGTCCGGCGTCTCGCAATCGTGATAACGCGGATTCGTCTCGGGCAACAAACTTGCCCTCCGCGTGCGCCATGGGAAGGTACATCTTTTCAATGCCTTGCGTGAACACACAAGGCGACTTTGCATCGACCGCCAAGTGAACCCAGCGATCCTCGAAACGTCCATGATTGTTCCAAGTCAACGTCGCTGGTGGTTGATCATCCTCGCTAACGCCTTCGGTCAGAACGCCCAACCGCATCATCACTTGCATGCCGTTACAGATCCCCAGCACTAACCGGTCGCCGTTGCCGTGAACAAACGAGTCCACCATCCCGGCCAAATGCTCACGAAGCCGGGTAGCAAGAATTCGGCCCGCTGCGATGTCATCGCCGTAGCTGAACCCGCCCGGAAAGCAAAGGATTTGGTAGCGGTCTTTAAGAGCCGGATTCTCGATCAGCCGGTTGACGTGAACCCGCTCTGCGATCGCGCCAGCTTTTTCAAACGCGAATGCCGTTTCTTCGTCACAATTCGTGCCCGGAGCACGCAAAACAAGGACTCGGGGAGCAACACTTTGGGTGGACATGGACTCGTTTTGGTGAGCAATCGCGAGGAATAAGAGGCTTGATCAACGCCGCAAGCCGGATGATAGCCTGCCTCGAACTCATTGCGTAGGCGTGCCCCAAATCGGGTCACATGACGCGTCACCATCACGCAAGGCATAGATTCGGCAATGAGTAGCCCCAGGAGGATCCGCCCGTTTTTTGCATTCTCAACCTCAAACGCTTATTTTGGCGTCATGAGCGAACCCAATTCCCCGGTCTTCATGGCGTCGAGTGAAGATCCAGCGATGCAGCAGGCAATCAAGCGAGCCCGGCAAACATTTCGGTTTTTCTGGCGAGAACTTTCGTGGGAATACCGTCGGATCGTTCCCGGGCTCGATATCGCAGCGGTGAAGATTGCCTTTGAAGATCCTCCCGGGACACCCAAGCAAGACCCCGATCAACCGGCGGTCGAAGAAATGTGGGTGAGTGATATCCAGTTCGATGGGCAACAGGTCTCAGGGACGCTCATCAACAATCCAAACTGGCTGACTTCGGTGAGCGAGGGCGACGATGTCATCGCGAACCCAATGCAGGTCAACGATTGGATGTACGCGATCAACCAAAAGGTCTGCGGAGCATTCACGGTCAATGTGATCCGAGCAGCGATGAGTAAGTCGGAACGCCGAGCTCATGACAACGCCTGGGGACTCGACTTCGGTCATCCTGAATCCATCGTTGTCGTTCCGCCCGATTACATCGGTCAACCTGCTCCCAAGAAAAGCTTCTTGGGCGGATCCAAACCCGTGGTACAAGACCTTGCCGAGGTGGCGAAACGCGAGCACCCCATGGCAATCAACATGTTGCCGTCTCTAGAAGAGCAGCTCACGGAAGATCCATCAATTGTCCATCAAACCGACGAACGAGGTTTTACATTTCTGCATCAGCTAACCCTAGCCGGTAGTGCCGCCAGCGTTGCGGCGCTACTGACGCATGACGCTGACCCCAATGCGGTTGCGTCCAATGGCATGACACCTCTGCGACTCGCCAAGTCGCTCGGCTGGAAGGACGTTGCCGAGGTGCTCGTTCATGCTGGCGCTCAATAAAGCAATGCCGACCTAGATATCTGTTTCCGTGAATACCTCGGTCATGTTAATTGCGGTCCGCAACAGACCGAATCCTCGGTCTGCAACATACGGGCCATTACGATCAACGCCCCGTCTCGACTTTGATCTGCAATCGACCGTGCTGATGGTCCCACCCTACGACCGTACCACGACCTCGCCAGATTTGTCGCCCGATCTGCTCGAACTCTTCGCCCATGTCATGCGGCACATACAAGACCATTGGCAATTCAGGGTGCTCGGCCCGAGCCCAAACGGCATGACCATTTTCGTAAACGTGCGGATCCTCGGAACCGCTGTAGAGCACGCGTCGCTCGACAATCGCTTCAACATCGAATGTCATCCCCTGCACCACATCGACCAATAGATCTCGTTGATCATCTTCATCGCGAACATCCCACAAGTGCTGGACCGTTTCTTGGAATGTAACACCTGGCGATGATGAATCCGCTTCGCCGGTCGCCGAAGCCATTGCGGGCGAAGTCGCGTTAGAAGAAGCCCCGTAAGAAGAGGCTCCGATGACTTGGTTCCCGCTAGGCAACACTTCCAGCTTGTACTTTTTGCTCCAATCAGGGCACCTTGGAATATCAATACGGACCTTCGCCTCCCAGATTATTTCATTGCTGGAAAGCTTAATTGAATACGGAGCGTCGCTTGGAATTTCGAACGCAATGGGATAGCGATGCTCGACATCCGGCCGAAGCGTCTTGGCGGGCTCTAATTCCAAGAGGCGGCTAAAGAACAGGTGAGTATGCGTGGTCGCATTGCTCCCGCTACCGCTCACGCAACGCTCACGTGCTTCGATCTCACACTTTACACCGTTAATGTTCACCGGACGCCGCGGACAAACCACCAACTCACCTCGCAGTACATCGCCCGGGTGCAAACTGCACTCTTCGATCTCACAAGTCACTTTCCCGAGCTTGTACTTTGGCAATGCATATCGAACGATCATCACGATACCACCGATTAGCAACGGAGCGAAAAACAAGGCTCCAAACCAACCCGAACGAATGAGTGCTCCACCGATAGGAATCAGGATCGACGCAAACACCAAAGCGATGATCGCACCCACGAATCCACTGACGGCTACCTCGCCCGATTTGCCAGCCGACGCGATTTCGGGACCACCGGTTGGTTTCATTAAGAATGGTGCCGAAGCTTTGGGATCAAACGCCCAGGGAATTTTAGCGCGGGCATCAACGTAGTGGTCGATGTTTAAATAGTGCCCGTGATAACTGGGGGGCCAATCTGCAACCGTCAGCTCAAAGGGATACTCAAGCTGATCGCCCGCTTGCCAATCACCGGTAAAAACAATCGTCGATTGAGCATCCTTGGTGGCAACATTGCCTCGACCATGAGTACGCCAAACTGTTTTGACTTCCAGTCCGTTGCACGTCACATCGCTATCGACCGAAACTCGCACCACGCCGCGAATGGTTTCACCGCCTCCGTAAATCCGATCGGGATTGTCAATCTCAACACTTAAATCACACTTGGCCACCGACTGATCCTCTAGGTTGCTTGGGTCTTTTCTTTAGGTTGTGGATGCGTTGCACCAAAGTTGGCGATCTTCCGTTGCCACGTTTCATAGAGATACCCTTCGATCGCTCGAATGTCCGTCCCAAACCGACGTGACAATTGTTCTGCGTCCGCTTCGCTAATGAACGGGATGTCGCCCTCGCCGAACCGCGCGTCTTCGATACGTCGATTGAGCACTCGCCGAATGAGCGAGGGAGTATTTTGTTCGCCAATGGCGTATGTCACAACGTTGTAACCGTGCTTGCGCAACCGACGAGAAAGGTCTTTGTGCGTCCCTAGAATTAACGGGACCCCACTATTGAACACGCATTTCATTGCAGCTCGATTAAGACGCTGGGCTTCATCAATGATTAACGGAGCAGCAACGGGCAGTGCTGGCACGGGTGCGTCTTCGGCCAGGTAAACGTAAACGGATTCAGGCAAACGCGATTGAAGCGAGATCAAACGCGTGGACTTGCCTCGACCACAATCCCCGATGAACTGCACCGCGTGCCGTTGACGGGTGAAGCTTTCCAGCGATTCCCATTCGTCCAACACTGCCAGCGAAGCTCGTTGTCCTCGAGTCAATTCGCCAAACGGATTGCGAACGAGATTCCAACGAGCCCAAGGATGCCTTTGAGACAACAAAACCAATTCATCGGCAGGGCCACCCAAACAAATCATCGGCAGTGTGCGTTCCTTGGCAGTGTTGAAGCGGAATAATCGAGCTATCATGGACGGCTTCTCTTCGTTTCCCAAGATACCGTCCATGATGCGTTCTCGCAGCCAAGTGTACCGATACATCCCGCCTTTGATGATGGTGGCTATCGGAACGACGTTGCTTTGCCGAGGCTTCGAACTTAGAAACATTCACGACTGGGTTGACTCATTCGGCGCTACCGCTCCGATCGTATTCGTAGCGGTCGGCGTGATACTGATGTCCCTTTTTGTCCCCAAAACCGTGATGTCGATCACCGCTGGTGCGATGTTCGGAACAGGATGGGGCAGCGGCTTGATGCTGGTCACCGCCCTGCTCGCTGCGGCATTGAATTACATGATTGGTCGGTTGTGGGTTTCGGGCTCCAGCGCTACCGACGAAAACCAAAGCAAATCGGTCCCGGCCGGAGACATCATTTCGACAATGCGTCAAATGGCGGCTGATGCAAATTTTGCCGGGCACCTGCTACTTCGACTCTCGCCGGTACCCACAATGATCATCAGCTACACGATGGGAGCATGCCACGCCAAAATAGTGCCCTATATCGTCGCGGCCGCTGTAGCAATGATCCCGCAAATTTTGTGGGTCCACAGCGGAACGGCCTCGCACCTGATCGGCGATGCCGATGCATCACCTGAAAAATGGACAAGCATCGCCCTCGCCGTCGTAGGTGGACTGCTAGTCAGCGTCTTAATTCCGCGAGAAGTGTTGCGTCGGTTGCGAGACTCGCGAACGATCGAAGGAGCAGCTACCTAATGACCAGCGATTCGCAAACGTCCTCCGAAACTGACAATCAACTCAATCCAGTCAATCAATCTAGATCCGACGGTAAACTCAGTCACCAACGCCCCATGACGCATCGTGTTTACGACTCAGCAATCGATGCCTGGGTCGCGGCGCTACTGATCATTTCACCATTGAGCTCCGTCATCATTGGCGTCTACTTGTTCCTTCAAGGTCAATCCGACGACGCATCAATCATGTTTGCCGCCGGTGCCTTCACCACGATGGTAATCGTCGCCTGTACCCTGCCCTGCCGCTACACACTGCTCGAAGACGCAATCTCAATCCGCTGCGGAATTATCCTGTTCTATCAGGTTGCCTACACCGACATTGAATCGGCAGACCTATCATCATCGTGGCTCAGCGGTCCCGCCCTTTCGTTGAAACGAATCGCCATCAAGACCAAACGACGAACCATCATCGTGTCGCCCAAAGACCGCGAACAGTTTCTGTCTGAACTGAACGAGCGAATCGCGAATGCTGGGCTCGATAAGCTGAGTTAGTCGTCGACGTTAGCCTGGCATCGCCAATTTTTCCCATTGGGACAACTCAATCGCGTTGCTTATGTGAGCGAGTCTTCTCTAACTTCTTCGACTGCTTCAGGGCCAACTCGCTCGAACACGTACTCGTTGCATCCCCATCCATTTCCCACCGTGGTCAGGCGGTCAAGAGTGAACCCTCGTTTTCGCAATGGCATGACGATGTCTTCTGGTTTGGCGACTTCGAAAGGGAGGCCACCGATCCAATCGACCCAGTCGTACCACACGGTCATGCCTCGATCGTTCTTCTTCGCTCGCCAATCGGCAAACGGTAGCGGGTTGCCAAACCTAGCGAGTCGCGCGAATGCAAACTTTGATTCGTAGACGCTGGCAACAGCCACTACCCATACAGGCCGCAGAAAGCTTGGAAAACGATGATAGAGTTTCTTGATCGCAAGCCACCTTCGACTGGCGCCGCCTTGGTCGTTGTAGATCGCAATGAAAAACTGGCCCCCCGGACAAACTCGTCGGCTTGCCAACTCAATCGCTCGGTTCATGTCGCCGGTGTGATGCAGGACGCCCCAGGAATAGACGACATCGAACTCACCGAGAGCCAGCATGAACGATTCATCCAGTACCGAACCCTGGTGAATGGTCCAACGACCTTGAACGTCGTCCCCGAATCTATCCCGAAGTGTTTGAGTGCATCCAACGCACTCCTGGTCGTAGTCGATTGAAACGACCTCAGCTCCGAGTCGATGAGCGGCCAACGAAAACAAACCACTACCGCAACCAATGTCCAAGAACCGTTCTCCGCCGAGCGAATCACGACCAAGTTTTTGCCTCAGCGATTCTTGGGCTTCCTCGATTCGAGTTTCATCAACGGTTTCTAAGAAGGCCCGCCAATTCTTGCCAAACTCAAATCGCTCCTCAGACTTCATTGGAAACTTGCTCAATTATCTCGTATAAATGTGGCTGAACGATTTTCATCCTCGCACCAACATACACCATGAGTGATACAACCAACCGACGTCGTTTCTTGAAAGTTGCCGCCGCGACTACGGTTGCAGCTCCGGCTATTTTCACTTCGAAGCGAACCATGGCCCAGGATGTGATTGGCGAAGGTGATCACAAGTTTCATTGCGAACACTTTTTCCCAAGATTGCCCGATCAGTTCCACTGGCAAATCACTCACAACGTTGCGATTGATCCCGACAACAATCTGTATGTGATTCACGAGGGCAATAAGAAACTTACTGACCATCCTTCGATATTTGTTTTCGATTCCGAAGGAACTTTTATCCGCGCCTTTGGGCAACAATTCCAAGGTGGTGGACACGGAATTGAAATTCGCGTCGAAGACGGTACGCCTTACCTATATGTAGCCGCTTACCAACAGGTCAAATCCATTGCGAAGCTTACTCTTGATGGCGAATTGGTATGGCAGGAATACGCTCCGATGAAAAGCGGGCTTTACGCCGCCGGTGAAGCGAGCGATCCCGATCAAGTTTGGGGACGCGATCGCTTCATGCCAACCAATTTTGCCTTCCTACCCAATGGAGATTTCTTGCTCGCCGATGGCTACGGTGCGTGGGCAATCCATCGATACACTCGCGATGGTAAGTGGCTTTCCCATTTCGGTGGGGCTGGTGATGGCAAAGGCAAGTTCGCGTTGCCTCACGGAATTTGGCTTGATGATCGAATTGATGGTGCGGCGGAAATCGTTGTTGCGGATCGCGCCCACAATACTTTGCAAACATTTGCACTAGATGGCACCTACAAGAAAACCGTCACCGGCTTTGGCTTGCCGGCCAACATCGATGTTTTTGAAGATCTGATGCTAGTCCCCGAACTCGTCGCTCAGGTTTCGATTTTGGACCAAAATCACAACACGATTGCGAAGCTTGGTTCGGATCAAGACCGTATTTTGGCAGACAAAGAACAAGCGGGTGACTTCACGATTCGCAAGGACGAGAGCCGTTGGGAACAAGGAAAGTTCGTTCATCCACACGATGGCTGCTTTGACAAGGAAGGCAACATCTACATCGCTGAATGGGTAGCAACCGGTCGGGTAACCAAGTTGACGCGAGCTTAGCTATGGGAAGTCGGTGCACTCTGCGGTAAACGCAGCCCTGTTCAGGTCTTTCCCAAACGATCTGCGACGGACGGTCACTTACGTCCAAACGCCAGCACCAACAAACCGGCAAACGTTAGCGTTACGCCACTTACCAGCGCAGCAGTAATCGGTTCAGCGAATAAGATCACACCCGCCAAGGCAGCCATCGCCACTTGTGATGCATTGATAAGATTCACTGCAACGACAGGTAACGCTTTGAGCGACAACGACATTGCGATAAATGCAGAGAAGTTCAGCAGACCAGCGGCCGACATCACGACCCACTGCTCGGTCGCAATCGCGTTAAAGTCACTTAATTCAATTCGCGTTAAGACGAACGTCCACAACGAAAGCACCCCCACAGCGCCGCTTAAAAACATTGTCAATGAAGCTGACACTCCGCTATGCATGGTTTGACGCATGACGACACCGAATAGCGAATAGGCCGCCCCCGAAGCAGCCGCGCAAAGAGCGCCCACCCAAATTGGCAAAGTGCTGGACGATGCTAAAGGTCTTTCACCTGCGCTAGGTAGGGAAAGAATGACAATTGCGGAAATCAGGATCACAATAGCGATGACTTTGTTGATCCGAACCGGTTCGCCCAAGACAATTCGCCCCAAGATCGCGCCACCAATGATCAATACTCCGAGCGTTATTGGCACCGAGATCGCCAAACCGATAACTTCAAGCGCCACTTGGAACGCCGCATTGCCAACAAATTGACCAACCAGTGCAACGATAAGAAAACGAACAATCATGCGACTACTCGTCATCAACTTCTTACCTCGTGCCACCAGCCACACCAGAAATGGACCGAGAAAGAGCACCGTCGGAACAGCTTTGACCGCTGCTACCAAGAATGGATCGACGCCGACGCTTTGCCGCAAAGCAACATTCGCTGCCGTATAGAGGATTGCCGCAAGTCCACCACAAATGACGCCAAACACAACACTGCCATGGTGATTGTGTGGCTCGATCGAAGTGACGTCTCGCGTTTTCCGATTCAGCGAGTTACTCCGGAAGTGTATCGTGCAAGAAGTCGTCGGATGAATCGTCTGGTTCGTCGGTGTCGATCGTTTCCAATAGCAAGTCGTCCGACTTCGGCAACGATTGGGTACTGACGGGTGGTCGATGGTCATAATCATCGATCCAGGTCGATTTTGTAATATCACTTCCGGTGGGTTGTGACACGATCACCGTAATATTGTCTTCGCCACCTGCTTCATTCGCGAGCTGAATTAGCTTTTCGCAAAGGTCCGCAGACTCGGGATTGGAATCGCTTCCCACTACCTGGGCAAGTTGCTCGGCGGTGAAATAGCGATGAAGCCCGTCACTGCAAAGAACGATACGGTCGTTGTTCTTCAGATCCACTTGCCGAACCTCTGCCGTAATTTCGCCCCCATCAGACCGTCCACCTAGCACGTTCCAAAGCACATTGCTCCACTTACTTCCCGCTTCATCCTCGGGCTTCAGCCCTCCGGCCTCGACCATTTGCCTGGCGAGAGTGTGATCAGTGGTCAATTGCTGAGCCATGCCGTCACGTACCAAGTAACATCGCGAATCGCCCGCATGAACGACGTATAGCTTCGGCCAAACAACGTACGCCATGGTCAACGTCGTCCCCATGCCACGTTGGTCGACATTCTGAGCCGATTCAAGCAGGATCCTAGAGTGCGCATTTCGAAGCAAACTTTCCAAGTTCCCCATGAACTCGTCTTCTCGGTCAACATCACCGTGGAAATGCCAGTGAATGCTACCAAGCAAGTTCGTCACCAATTGATCGATCGCGATTCGACTCGCGTGTTCTCCCGCGGCATGCCCGCCCATGCCATCGGCAACCAACAAGACCTCGCCTTGGACTTGGCCAAATAGCCGGTCTTCTAACAACAACGACGTGGCAGTCACCCGCATCGACTTGTTGAGTTGAGCGATCAAGAACTGGTCTTGATTGTTCTCACGAACGCGACCCTGATGAGTCATCCCGCAGGAATGTGAC from Rubripirellula amarantea encodes:
- a CDS encoding PP2C family protein-serine/threonine phosphatase, with the translated sequence MNNIENSSGGSRNLNDSKDSLAGGLTSHSCGMTHQGRVRENNQDQFLIAQLNKSMRVTATSLLLEDRLFGQVQGEVLLVADGMGGHAAGEHASRIAIDQLVTNLLGSIHWHFHGDVDREDEFMGNLESLLRNAHSRILLESAQNVDQRGMGTTLTMAYVVWPKLYVVHAGDSRCYLVRDGMAQQLTTDHTLARQMVEAGGLKPEDEAGSKWSNVLWNVLGGRSDGGEITAEVRQVDLKNNDRIVLCSDGLHRYFTAEQLAQVVGSDSNPESADLCEKLIQLANEAGGEDNITVIVSQPTGSDITKSTWIDDYDHRPPVSTQSLPKSDDLLLETIDTDEPDDSSDDFLHDTLPE